From a region of the Triticum aestivum cultivar Chinese Spring chromosome 7D, IWGSC CS RefSeq v2.1, whole genome shotgun sequence genome:
- the LOC123168317 gene encoding BTB/POZ and MATH domain-containing protein 1: MLGSRFIEFELEYSKTRNLSVGDVVRSDEIFAGGHVWKIYCYPYGTKKASTGRYVSLYLRLVSKAKCVKAIFEASLLRRSGPGRAKRCTKVYPPNGISSRSRGWHEFVSRSDLESGSVRKGCVTFLCGITVLCDSSIAVPSSDIESHLGGLLDRSEGTDVSFCVKGETFHTHRAILAARSPVFRAGLFGPMAESTMACVTLHEIEPLVFKTLLRFMYTDSLPVDRELGDSITDMVKHLLAASDRYALDRLKLACAQKLWEGVSADTVADALACAEIYNCQELKSRCIDFVMAKDNFKKTVLTESFISLLHKFPSIRAELRAKVGS, encoded by the coding sequence ATGCTGGGCTCCAGATTCATCGAGTTCGAACTGGAATATTCAAAAACCAGGAACCTTTCAGTCGGCGACGTCGTCCGCTCCGATGAGATCTTTGCCGGAGGGCACGTCTGGAAGATATACTGCTACCCATATGGCACCAAGAAGGCCAGCACAGGCAGATACGTCTCCCTGTACCTACGGCTCGTCAGCAAAGCCAAATGTGTCAAGGCCATCTTTGAGGCTTCCCTGCTACGCAGGAGCGGTCCTGGGCGTGCAAAAAGATGCACCAAGGTGTACCCACCCAATGGCATCAGCTCTAGGAGCAGGGGATGGCATGAGTTTGTAAGCCGAAGCGATCTGGAGTCTGGTTCCGTCCGGAAAGGATGCGTTACATTCTTATGTGGGATCACGGTTCTGTGTGACAGCTCCATTGCTGTGCCATCCTCGGACATAGAGAGCCATCTTGGAGGTCTGCTGGATCGCTCCGAGGGGACGGATGTTTCATTCTGCGTGAAAGGCGAGACGTTTCACACGCACCGGGCAATTCTCGCCGCGCGGTCACCGGTCTTCAGGGCGGGGCTCTTTGGCCCCATGGCCGAGTCTACAATGGCGTGTGTCACGCTGCACGAAATTGAACCTTTGGTGTTTAAAACCCTGCTTCGGTTCATGTACACTGACTCCCTGCCTGTGGACAGAGAGCTCGGGGACTCTATCACTGATATGGTAAAGCATCTGCTTGCTGCATCGGATCGGTATGCATTGGACCGGTTGAAGCTCGCATGTGCTCAGAAGTTGTGGGAAGGTGTGTCGGCTGATACGGTTGCGGATGCTTTAGCTTGCGCTGAGATATACAATTGCCAAGAGTTGAAGAGCAGGTGCATTGACTTTGTTATGGCAAAAGATAATTTCAAGAAGACTGTGTTGACTGAAAGTTTCATTAGCTTGTTGCATAAATTCCCCTCTATTCGTGCTGAGCTGAGAGCGAAGGTTGGGAGTTGA